One Cricetulus griseus strain 17A/GY chromosome 5, alternate assembly CriGri-PICRH-1.0, whole genome shotgun sequence genomic window carries:
- the LOC100764795 gene encoding LOW QUALITY PROTEIN: histone H1.0 isoform X2 (The sequence of the model RefSeq protein was modified relative to this genomic sequence to represent the inferred CDS: inserted 1 base in 1 codon; deleted 1 base in 1 codon; substituted 1 base at 1 genomic stop codon), whose amino-acid sequence MTNNSMSTPALKPKRAKASKKSTDHPNYSDMIVAAIQAEKNRASSLRQSIQKYIKSHYXKTPWVSENADTQIKLSIKRLVTTCVISSKPKGCKASGTFRLAKGDESKRSVAFKKTKKEVKKVANPKKAAKPKKAAAKALSKKRKATPVKKAKKKPAAMPKKAKKPKIVKANRXKTTKPKKAKPVKPKAKFSAKRASKRK is encoded by the exons ATGACCAATAACTCCATGTCCACCCCTGCGTTGAAGCCCAAACGGGCCAAGGCCTCCAAGAAGTCCACGGACCACCCCAACTATTCAGATATGATCGTGGCTGCCATCCAGGCAGAGAAGAACCGCGCCAGCTCCTTGCGCCAGTCCATCCAAAAGTATATCAAGAGCCACTACTGAAAGACCCCGTGGGTCAGCGAGAACGCTGAC ACCCAGATCAAGTTGTCCATCAAGCGCCTGGTGACCACCTGTGTCATCTCAAGCAAACCAAAAGGGTGT AAGGCCTCGGGGACTTTCAGGCTGGCCAAGGGTGATGAGTCCAAGAGGTCGGTGGCTTTCAAGAAGACCAAGAAGGAAGTCAAGAAAGTGGCCAATCCGAAGAAGGCAGCTAAGCCCAAGAAGGCTGCCGCCAAAGCTCTAAGCAAGAAACGCAAAGCCACCCCTGTCAAGAAGGCCAAGAAGAAGCCGGCTGCCATGCCCAAGAAAGCCAAAAAGCCCAAGATTGTCAAAGCCAATC ACAAGACAACCAAACCCAAGAAGGCCAAACCAGTGAAGCCCAAAGCCAAGTTCAGTGCCAAGAGGGCCAGCAAGAGGAAGTGA